CTTGACCAGCCCCATGTTGATATCCTTGTTGATGACACTGAGTTCCATACCATTGAAATAAGCGCCCGGATTCACCCCCAGAATCTTCACCCCGGCCAGATAGCCGCCAAAGATCCCCACGACATCGAAAATCCCGGTCAGAAGGGGGATTGAAATGATCGTTGCCAGAAATTTCGGGCTGATAAGATAGCGAAAGGGATCAACAGCCATGCATTTCAGGGCATCGATCTGCTCACTGTTCCGCATAATGCCGATTTCAGCACACATCGCCGACCCGGCCCTGCCGGTAACCATTAAGGCCGTCAGAACCGGTCCCATCTCTCTGAGCAGGGAAAGCGCCACCGCCGAACCAAGCATGCCCTCCGAGCCGAATTTGCGAAGGGTATAATAACCCTGTAAACC
The window above is part of the Pseudomonadota bacterium genome. Proteins encoded here:
- a CDS encoding MlaE family lipid ABC transporter permease subunit, whose amino-acid sequence is MIFSTIEKLGSLTLYYFQDIGRMGIFLFRALLGVFKRPFRFAAVIKQVQLIGANSIGVIFFTGAFTGMVLGLQGYYTLRKFGSEGMLGSAVALSLLREMGPVLTALMVTGRAGSAMCAEIGIMRNSEQIDALKCMAVDPFRYLISPKFLATIISIPLLTGIFDVVGIFGGYLAGVKILGVNPGAYFNGMELSVINKDINMGLVKSFVFALIIVWVCTGRGYLVHLIKGAGFGAEAVSKVTTQAVVISSISILIWDYLLTALML